A stretch of the Musa acuminata AAA Group cultivar baxijiao chromosome BXJ2-7, Cavendish_Baxijiao_AAA, whole genome shotgun sequence genome encodes the following:
- the LOC103992158 gene encoding peptide-N4-(N-acetyl-beta-glucosaminyl)asparagine amidase A, which yields MHPGLYEVSFLLLLHLYFATFICTTGASSPSLFDGNLELPRGFIPTVSLEHLDPTLPPALPTQTPHCSLVVLQQDFANTVGATPASANYTHPPDCPFPWTRVVLELSVAATDLQESRVAAIWIDGAEVLRTATPIPMVRGAFWRVHKDVTRYTALLRRLADGGGVVSMMLENSNAVLPGVFSANVSLHYYRGPVDDGRSKSVSNAAHPSVRSLYREPADLVLPISKPDGQYGSGFWYRIDNETGVESTTVSIPRNTYRAVLEIFVSYHGEDESWYTNPLRNNYLHQSTAAKLSAPRANGAFRLVYATIDGRYVGGHVPFPVIYPSAINPFFWSPVAAIGAFDMPSYDLDLTPFLALMLDGRPHEIGLGVRSALPHWLVNANLHLWVDYWSDAVQAGPVAYFAPAIQMNRNAEWRNPDGQSEIGAEGLERFAGWVSSSRGNLTTEVRHKIKLTSQVQVQNRGAVTQIDFILKERTMVTVMRGNQWLHRAQAVLDAPMQVQTAIVNAAGGPARQKTRLFHQLMEAVSLSEGQAGATTTRELTDRQDAEGSALVEGGWESGRSRSSYQYRDGSKCYARNVATAGGAVIQDRKASCFAMADDA from the coding sequence ATGCATCCCGGTCTCTATGAGGtatcctttctcctcctcctccatctctacTTTGCCACCTTCATTTGCACCACAGGGGCATCATCACCATCTCTTTTTGATGGCAATCTTGAACTCCCGAGAGGTTTCATTCCAACCGTGTCACTGGAACACTTAGACCCCACCCTCCCCCCGGCTCTCCCCACCCAGACTCCGCACTGTTCCCTGGTCGTCCTCCAACAGGACTTCGCCAACACCGTCGGCGCGACGCCGGCCTCCGCCAACTATACGCACCCCCCAGACTGCCCCTTCCCATGGACGCGCGTCGTCCTCGAGCTCAGCGTCGCCGCCACAGACCTCCAGGAGTCCCGAGTCGCCGCCATCTGGATCGACGGCGCAGAGGTCCTCCGCACCGCCACCCCCATCCCCATGGTTCGTGGCGCTTTCTGGCGCGTCCACAAGGACGTCACCCGCTACACGGCCCTCCTCCGCCGCCTGGCTGATGGCGGCGGTGTTGTCTCCATGATGCTGGAGAACTCAAACGCGGTCCTTCCCGGCGTCTTCAGCGCCAACGTATCGCTCCATTACTACCGCGGCCCGGTCGACGACGGCAGGTCGAAGTCAGTGTCTAATGCGGCGCACCCCTCCGTCAGATCCCTTTACCGCGAGCCCGCGGACCTTGTCCTTCCCATCTCCAAGCCCGACGGACAATATGGATCCGGCTTTTGGTATCGTATTGACAACGAGACCGGCGTCGAGTCTACCACCGTCTCCATCCCCAGAAACACCTACCGTGCCGTCCTTGAGATATTCGTGTCGTATCATGGCGAGGATGAATCATGGTATACTAATCCATTGAGAAATAACTATCTTCACCAGTCAACTGCAGCCAAGCTTTCGGCACCGCGGGCCAACGGCGCGTTTCGGCTGGTCTACGCCACAATCGACGGGCGTTACGTAGGTGGGCACGTTCCCTTTCCGGTCATCTACCCGAGTGCCATCAACCCCTTCTTCTGGTCCCCGGTGGCGGCAATCGGCGCGTTCGACATGCCGTCTTACGACCTCGACCTGACGCCGTTTCTGGCGCTGATGCTCGACGGGCGGCCCCACGAGATCGGGCTGGGTGTGCGCAGCGCCCTGCCACACTGGCTCGTGAACGCCAACCTCCACCTCTGGGTCGACTATTGGTCGGACGCTGTCCAGGCCGGTCCGGTGGCGTACTTTGCCCCGGCCATCCAGATGAACCGCAACGCCGAGTGGCGCAACCCCGACGGTCAATCGGAGATCGGGGCCGAGGGGCTCGAAAGGTTCGCCGGGTGGGTGAGCTCGTCGAGGGGTAACCTCACCACCGAGGTGCGGCATAAGATCAAGCTGACGAGCCAGGTGCAGGTGCAGAACCGCGGGGCGGTGACCCAGATCGATTTCATCCTCAAGGAGAGGACAATGGTGACAGTCATGAGGGGGAACCAGTGGCTCCACCGGGCGCAGGCGGTGCTGGATGCGCCCATGCAGGTGCAGACCGCGATCGTGAACGCGGCGGGCGGGCCGGCGCGGCAGAAGACGCGGCTCTTCCACCAGCTGATGGAGGCGGTGAGCCTGAGCGAGGGGCAGGCCGGGGCGACGACGACGAGAGAGCTGACCGACCGGCAGGACGCGGAGGGATCGGCGCTGGTGGAGGGCGGATGGGAGAGCGGAAGGAGCCGGTCGTCATACCAGTACAGGGACGGGAGCAAGTGCTACGCCCGGAACGTGGCCACGGCTGGCGGAGCGGTCATCCAGGACAGGAAGGCCTCCTGCTTTGCCATGGCTGATGATGCCTGA
- the LOC135616390 gene encoding protein LIGHT-DEPENDENT SHORT HYPOCOTYLS 5-like — translation MEPAAQVSGGDVGDDGATPPPPSQPREQQEQLEQQQQQQKPSRYESQKRRDWNTFIQYLTNHKPPLTVGRCGGAHVVEFMKYLDQFGKTKVHAHGCTYFGHPSPSGPCECPTKQAWGSLDALIGRLRAAYEENGGGRTESNPFGAKVVKSHLREVRESQAKARGVAYKKKKRKRRLPSAVGEGCSRGVAGTAATAPTTTIAMATAEVASVSASSASAAASDAAGSSTSAS, via the coding sequence ATGGAACCAGCTGCCCAAGTTTCCGGCGGCGACGTCGGTGACGACGGCGCAACTCCACCTCCACCCTCTCAACCTCGGGAACAACAAGAACAGCTggagcaacaacagcagcagcagaaacCGAGCCGGTATGAGTCTCAAAAGAGGCGGGACTGGAACACTTTTATACAGTATCTGACGAACCACAAGCCGCCGCTGACGGTGGGGAGGTGCGGCGGCGCGCATGTGGTCGAATTCATGAAGTACCTGGACCAGTTCGGGAAGACGAAGGTGCACGCGCACGGGTGCACCTACTTCGGCCATCCGAGTCCCTCGGGGCCATGCGAGTGCCCCACGAAGCAGGCATGGGGCTCGCTGGACGCGTTAATCGGGCGCCTCCGCGCCGCCTACGAGGAGAACGGTGGCGGCCGTACGGAGTCCAACCCCTTCGGCGCCAAGGTTGTCAAGTCTCACCTCCGAGAAGTCAGAGAAAGTCAGGCCAAAGCTCGTGGCGTCGCCTACAAGAAGAAGAAGCGGAAGCGCCGCCTGCCCTCCGCCGTAGGCGAAGGGTGTTCGAGGGGCGTAGCGGGGACTGCTGCTACTGCTCCAACCACGACGATCGCGATGGCAACAGCTGAGGTTGCTTCTGTTAGTGCTTCCAGTGCTAGTGCTGCTGCAAGTGATGCTGCAGGGAGTTCAACGTCGGCCTCATGA